The Rosa rugosa chromosome 1, drRosRugo1.1, whole genome shotgun sequence genomic sequence GATGCAAACGCAACACACGCCATATGATTTGAAATAGAGGGTGGAAGGGGAACCTCAAAAATTGCAGGTGGTGGGACGAAATCACGAGGGCATTATCCAGGATATTCTCACCCGTGAAAATATTGGCCCCCTTAGGAACGGCGCAGATCGATACTCGATCCGAGTCCACAATATTGACCCACACCCTTTGGATCTGAAATTCCTTTGGCGTCCAAATAAGTAGGTCGTTTTCAACTTCCTCCTCCCCGAAGTCCACTGATGGACCAATCTTCGTGGGCTTCGTCTCCTTTGACATAACTACTGAGAGCGAGGGAGAAACTAAATATTGTAGGGAAATGAAGAGGGTTGCCCGGGAAATCAAAGGCAATGAACAAACAACACCAAAACGCAAGAAATATATATTGGAAGCGGGACAAAATGAGAAAAGTTAGCGTTTACCCGACAAAGAGTGTGATTGTCGTCGAAGCAGCATCGACAGTCGGCTGGCGAGAATGATTTAGGAGTGAGGAAGAAGAGCTTCAATTCTTCACAGGGAGCACACGCTGGGGCCAGGCTGAATATGAGAAAAAGAAGCTTTTATGAGAAATGATGATATACTAGGCAATTAATTAGAATAGTTTTGGTGCCCTGTTATTTAGTTCCTCGGTAAACACTAAAGTTAAGTCAAACGCACAAttgtttaataaaaataaaaaaaattctagtaATCTCACAAAGAATGTATGCAAATTTTAGAATTTGAATTAAGTTCTGCGAGAGCCAATTCCCAGACTAGAAGATATTCATTCTAAACAGAATCGAAATCCTACTCATCTTTATTCAAACCGTAAAATCAAATTCATAGGTTCGCACCACATCCAAACCACTTCCACATCCAAACTTAAGAGGTCATTCGATTGGGCGCATACAAAATAGCAATAATAAGAAATTTTAAAATAAGCAAAAGCATAGGGAAACGGAATCACCAAATCTGGAAAAGTTTCAGTCCTTATCGAGGTTTGTTCTATCAGAACATAGCAAAGCGAAGGAAGAAAGAATCTGGGTAGGGAAAGAACTAAGAACCTGAATTGGAGGCTTGAAGGGTTTACCTCAGCAAGGAGCTAGTCGGTATCTGCAGATCTGGGAGACAGAGAGGAAGATAGCAGTGAACCAACAATACAAGGGAGAGACTTTCTCGTGCTTTGATGGTTGATTCGGGAAGAAGGAGGGGCAATAGCGTCAGTTAGTCGTGGATTGCACCGccatttccttcctctttgtatTCAATTGCATTTCGAGTTCTTTTaaagtgtgtttggatgagagaaaaaatgatggaatttaattgaaagtgaggatttcataattcctaaaagccaattctctcgtttggcattatcatattggaaattttaaatttctcagtggaaaaaaacgaaggaattcgttatttaaattcctcacttcaattttcaccaaaacatgtgtcatttacgaattcctttgcagtattcaatttttatttccaaaacaagacttttttctattttatctttttatttgttttaaactttcttaatttattacacatttcaaatcctaaatagatgcaaccaaacaatagaaattgcaattaatggaattttagattgatggagttaaagattccatcatttataaattcctacggattttataattttctcatccaaacgtgTGGGTTTGAGCACGGCGCTTCTATCGCTGGGAAACGAATATGATTGAATAAGAGAAGAGGAGAATGAGTATGAACGATTACGGctttaaaaaaagagagaaagaaactaatgatagaaaaaaataatataaaaaaagaagaataataaAAATGAGTAAATAAAGTGCAGGATCGGGAAGTGTGGAGAAGGAAGATTCATGGAAATATTAAATTCGTGAAAGAAAGGGGAAGCGTAGTGAATGAACATTAAGCTTCCGAATTGCAAACAAGAGCATCTCGCCTTAGAAAATAATATTCCCTTCAGGCAACACCTTGGGAACATTAAAACCGGAAGAATCAGCGGCGAGTCTTCAaagatcttttttttcttccccgCTCGTGGCTAGcttggaaagaaaaaaaggggacATTGTGGGGGTGAAAATTTCGAGAGTAGGGGCAAGGACGCGTATCTCATTAAGAGAAGAAATATCTAGTTAAGGAAGTAATATCCCGCCGCGAGAGATTGGTTATGGCGAAATCATCTCAAGGAGGGATTCGGTTACAGTGGAATCCCTCAAGGAGGAATTAGCTCAAGGAAGGATTCGGTTACGGCGGAATCCCTTAAGGAAGGATTAGCTCAAGGAGAGATTAGGTTGCGGCGGATTCCCTCAAGGAAGGATTAGCTCAAGGAGAGATTCAGTTATGGTGGGACCTTTCAAGGAGAAATGAGTTCAAGGAGAGATTGAATCAGGGAGAAACTTGTTCAAGGAAAGACTTGAACGGGATATGTTCTTCTCAAGGTGAATCCATAATGGGCAGAATGGGTCAACGGGCAAAATCAGCTTATCCGAATTCGTAGTAAGCGGAATCATTTTTCCACGAGTCGTGGTGTCGTGGATCCATGCTTGCGTTACTTGCAGAACAAGTGCGCCATTACGCGCACCAGTCGGAATATCCGCTTGAGCGAGCCTATAAATACCCGAGCGAAGCAAATTTTGGGGGGAATAGCAAATACACTTAACACCACCACCAAGGGCGGATCCAGAATCTGAATATAGGGTGGGCTGGATTTAAGTGCATAAAAATTTTGCAAGctcttaattttttctttcttttttcttttgaggtttggaactcaatgggaggctcatcctcacaCCTTTACTATTATCATTCAAAACATATAACAGGGGggacacaaaaccaaaaccccttAAATTAAAAGTTTTGAGCATAAAATTGTAGTAAAACAATAAAAACTAACTGAATCGTGTCCTCTGAGGCCCACTCATTTCAAACTCAACAATCACAGAATTATTATCAACACTATCAGCAAATTCTTTTTCAATGTAGAAAACCATCGAAGCATCAAGAAAGTCATCTTCCATCTTAGTTCGAAGTTTTTTCTGATGATGTTTATAGATGAAAATGCTTTCTCTGTTGTTGCTGTAGAAACTGCCAGAATCAACACAAGACAGATCAATGTATAAATAATAGGAAAGAATGCTGACTTTCTTGATTCAACTAATCGCTGATACAAATCAGACACAAAATTAGTCTTGGCAAATCTTGGATCCCTTTGAATATATGTTAGAAAATACCCACACTCCATATCTAGAGCAAGCATATCAGATGATGAAAAATCAATAAGATCGATAAAACTTCAAAGCAAGATTGCAAACATCTTCAGCTCTGAATGATTGAAAATTATCACGTGGATCAAATGTCGCACTAAGAACAAGAAGCTCCAATGACTTATCTGTAAATCTACTATCCAGCTCTGCCAACTGAAAGTCTATTACAGCATTAAATATATTGACCAGATAATAATGCTCCTTTGCAATATTTTGTTCACAAGCCCGCTCTGTACCTTTTTTGTAAGGAGCAGACATATCTAGCATAACAATATCATGCTTACAACAAATTATTCAACCCTCATAATCAAATCATCCCAACCATCTTCTCTCATAtcttgaagttttgattttgttattgaaagaaaatttagaGCATTCAAGATATCTATGGATTTTTTATGCAATGCCTGACAAAGAAAGTCAATAATCTTCATGACATCATGCATCAAAAGCaagcaaaacacaaaatcaaagcCCTTCATAGCTTTACCTACATTCTTTGCTTCTCCTTGTAATTTATTTGTTCCATTTGCAACCAAATCTGCAAGAGTTGTTCGGGTAGCTCCAAATAACTTGATCAACTAGAGCGAAGATGTGAACCCCAACGAGTAGCCCCTGCTCATTGCAAAGTGCAAGTCTGATGAGCCCCTGTACCTGTCTCAAGGGTACCTGCAGCCAATAAATCTGCAACTTCTTGTTCTCTAATAACTCTTAATAATGCTGAATGCCGTTTTGCTGAAGAATCAACAAAATTAACAATCACATTTAGAGTTGAAAAAAATTGTCAAATATCATGCACTCCTTTAGCTGCAGCATTTAAAGTTGATTGTAAGCAATGAGCAAAGCAATGCACATAATATGCATATGGACACTCTTGACGAAACAAAGCTTGTAAACCATTAAATTCACCCCGCATGTTGCTAGCACCATCATAACCTTGGCAACGCATATTTTCTACTTGAAGATCATATTAGGCAAGGTCTTTGGATATCTCATTTTTTTAAGAGTTTGAGAACAAGTTTCTGTAACACTAATAACTTCGAAAGACTGTTCTCTGATAAACCCATCACAATCAACAAATCACCCGACCACCACCGTTATCATTGTTATCCAAAACACCCAAGAATCATTTGTGGAGCTTTTCCTTCATCCTTCATTTAAAATTAGATTGGCTCCATTTCAGATCCCGATTATGAAGGTTGCACATCAATTCCCCATAAGCGAAACGTTCACTCCCGCTCTAGTCAGAAGAAGTAGGTGAGGGAATTTTCTAGTGAATTTTTCCGCACCAACATATGGGTATCTGAATTCACACCCAATAAAACTCCAATTTTTATTCTCTTCCATCTTGATATAAACCTAGAAATTAAAATCCAAATTGACAGAAACTCATTTCTACGTTGAAAGGAACTTTTATAGAGTTGTTCTCCAATTTGAAGAGATAATGAGTTCAAACCAAGAGGAAGACAACTAGGTTGAAAATGAGTTAGCAATTCCTAAGTTGGATGAAAACTTGCATGTAGAGGAACTCAATTTGAATATGATATAAACCAAAATGCAGGTAAATgcaatcccaaaatcaaaatcaaaatcaaaacaaagattgGAGAAAGTGCTCGACGCCGTAGTTGAGGTGAGTGTGGGATCTGAGGTTCagattttcattatttttttttcctacgtGTTTTCATCTCATGAACTTAAATATTCTTCATCACCATTTCTGGgtgcactttttctgggtttggcAGTTAGTTTCTGGAGGTAGAAGAAggtataaaacttttttttttgaaataggtaTAAAActtatttattttcaaaataTTTGTATGTAACTATGGTTAGTTCCTAAGATACATGTGGCAATTTCTTATGAGGTAGGTATTTGCCCATCCCAATTAAGGTGGGCAGCAAATTTGTATCCGCAggtcaatctttttttttcattaatttttcACCTAATTAATTCTCTGGCTATTCATATTCTCTCAGAGCCCTAATTTTCTGAATTCAATTTGGGAACAATGCAGATTCCTATACATGATTTAGAACCAAACCCTAACACATTCAAACCCTAGGTAGTGCTCTTCTGAAATTCTTCGCCTTCTAAATAAAGGCTTCATTTCTCATTGCCCTTAATAATACAGAGGTCAGTTTCAGTTTTGCTCATAATTATAGTCTTCTTGTAAGATTATGGGTTTCTGAGAAATGAGTCATGGTCTTTGTGCCCTTTCACGATATGGCTATGTTTTAGAtttcatgttttcttggttggttAAGTGTCACAGAGagcattttgattttgatcttGGAGGGTGTTTGGTTTTGTTACTATTTGATTCTTGTACAAATGTGGTGGTTCTGTGGTTCAGATAGATCTGAATGCGGTATCTAAGTGCATATGATTTGATTGGTTTGTTACATTCTGTGGAAAAATGAGGGTTGTTGAGAATATTAAGAGGGAAAAGGATCTTGGGCTTCTTTTATTTGGCAAGCTGAGAATATATAGAGAACAGTGAGGAAAAAAATTTTGAATGTATCAGTTAATCCTACTATTTTTggagtcttttttcttttcggaATGTCTTATGTGTTTGATTTTCACTGCATGACTCTGTTTGATTAGTAATTAGTTAGTTCAACTGTATTTCATATATATGTTCAAAAGATCAGGATTGTTTTTCTGTACTGATGTGAATTTGGTTTGTTATATACAGATTGCCTGATATTTTCATTCTGAAGTGGAATAAAGTGTCTCTTGTGAGGTTGTCCAGTTGTAAAAGgctgaaaaaaaatcaaaaatgtcAAAGTCGTACATAAATCTTTTAGATTTGGCATCAGGGAACTTCCCTACAATGGAGGGGAGAAGGAAAAGGATGCCAAGGGTGAACACAGCTCCGGGAAATTTGTCAGATCTTGAGGATGATCAAGCACGCAGTGTGTCATCTGATCAACCATCCTCGATATCTTCAGATCGGGTGATTATTGTTGCAAACCAGCTTCCTTTGAAAGCAAAGCGAAGAGGGGATAATACCGGGTGGAATTTCAGTTGGAATGAGGATTCTTTGCTTTTGCAACTTAAGGATGGTCTGCCAGATGACATGGAGGTTCTTTATGTAGGGTCATTGAGGGTTCATGTTGATCCTATTGACCAGGAGGATGTATCACATGTCTTACTTGATGAATTCAAGTGTGTTCCAACTTTTCTCCCGCCTGATATTCTGACTAAATTCTATGATGGTTTCTGCAAGAAACATTTGTGGCCATTGTTTCATTACATGATGCCCTTTTCAGCTGAGCAAGGAGGTCGATTTGATCGGTCTTTGTGGGAAGCATATATTTCAGCTAATAAGTTGTTTTTTCAAAAAGTGGTTGAGCTTATAAACCCAGATGAAGATTATATCTGGATTCATGATTACCATTTGATGGTGCTGCCAACCTTCTTGAGGAGGCGTTTTAGTCGGGTTAGGATGGGATTTTTCCTTCACAGCCCATTTCCTTCATCTGAGATCTATAGAACTCTTCCTGTAAGAGAAGAAATACTTAAAGCTTTACTCAATTCAGATATTATTGGTTTCCACACCTTTGACTATGCTCGTCATTTCCTTACTTGTTGTAGCCGGATGTTGGGCTTGATATATCAGTCAAGGAGAGGCTACTTAGGATTGGAATATTATGGAAGGACTATTAGGATCAAGATTATGCCAGTTGGAGTTCATATGGGTTGGATAGAGTCGGTGATGCAAATTGCAGATGAAGATTGTACTATGAGAGAGCTTGCACAAAAATTCAGAGGGAAAACAATGTTTCTTGGTGTAGATGATATGGACATTTTCAAAGGTATTAATTTGAAACTTTTAGCAATGGAGCAGATGCTCAAGCAACATCCTAACTGGCAGGGAAAGGCTGTGCTAGTCCAGATTGTAAACCCTGCTAGAGGTAAAGTGATAGATTTAGAGGAAATACGAGAAGAAATACAAGAAAACTGCCGGAAGATAAATGAAGAATTTGGGAAACCGGGCTATGAACCTATAATCATTATTGACAGGCCAGTTTCTATTAGTGAGAGAGTTTCCTATTACAACATTGCTGAGTGTGTTGTTGTGACAGCCGTTAGAGATGGGATGAACCTTACTCCCTACGAATATGTTGTCTGTAGACAAGGAATATCTGGTTCCAAATCATGCTCAAACTTTGATGGCCCAAAGGAGAGCATGTTAGTGGTGTCAGAGTTTATTGGATGCTCTCCATCTCTTAGTGGGGCAATCCGTGTTAACCCATGGAATGTTGAAGCAACTGCAGAGGCAATGAATGTTGCTATATCAATGGAAGATTCAGAGAAACAATTACGGCACGAGAAGCATTACCGGTATATTAGTACGCACGATGTGGCTTATTGGTCCCGCAGTTTCTTGCAAGACATGCAGAGAACTTGTGCAGACCATTTTAAGAGAAGATGTTGGGGAATTGGTTTTGGCTTTGGATTCAGAGTTGTGGCACTTGATCCTAATTTCAAAAAGCTTTCAATTGATGCTATTGTAACGGCTTACAAAGGAGCAAACACTAGAACCATTATGTTGGATTATGACGGTACTGTAATGCCCCAGCACTCAATTGACAAGTCCCCTAGTCAGAAGGTAATCTCAATTATGAACACGCTCTGTGCCGACCAAAAAAATACAGTTTTCATCGTCACTGgtagagggagagagagcttAAGCAAGTGGTTTTCTCCATGCCAGAGGCTTGGAATTGCAGCAGAACATGGATACTTCTTGAGgttttcatctctctctctctctctctctctctctctctctctctctctctctctctctcacacacacacacacacacagacacagCCATCATACACACTTATGTAGATACTTATTAATTTGGGCACTACCTGTAATATTATAtgtcatttttattttataaaataaCAAAACTTGAACATGAATTTTctgttgagaaaaaaaaaattatgaattgaAATTGATTAGCGTACTTCTATACATGGCATCAAAAGTTATGTTTAAAACTTTAGATCAGTCTGGCAAAAGGGAAAATTTCTTGGTCCTTTCTCAACAGGGCTATTTGTGGAGACTTCTCAAAATAACATGCGGCATGGTACAATTTCTAAGTTAGCTTGTGTTTTTGCCAATAATTCAAAAACAAGGATGAATGAGGTAGTAAGACTGCAATAGTGAAATTAATGTCTCTGGTTTGGAGATGGGGATTTTACTGTCAAGTGGTGCTAAATAAGTCTGCTAGTAGATTGTGCTTAAAACaaccttttgtttttattaaatTGTAACACTAATTTATGCAACTTCTCAGATGGTCACAAAATGAGGAATGGGAAATCTGTCAGCAGAGTTTTGGGTTTGGCTGGATGAAAATTGCTGAACCAGTAATGAAATTGTATACTGAGGCTACTGATGGTTCTTCTATAGAAATTAAGGAAAGTGCTATGGTTTGGCAATATCGAGATGCAGACCCAGGGTTCGGGTCCTCCCAGGCAAAGGAGATGTTGGATCATCTAGAAAGTGTCTTGGCAAATGAACCTGTTGCTGTCAAGAAGGGTCAGTTTATTGTAGACGTCAAGCCTCAGGTACATTCATGAACCTCAACTTCTGCAATTCTATGAAACGGTTACATTTTGCCAAACTATCTCGAGGAGAAACTTAAGACAATTTTTTAACAAAAACTTTTTCTTAGGGTCTCTGCTTGTTATCCTTTGTTTTTGGTAATTCATGGTGTAATTTATTTCTTCCCACATGTAGTTTTTTACCCAGCTACAttccacaaattttttttttacatttctCCCTGTTACTGATTGGTCTATTGTTTCCATTCAATATATAAATATTTGAGTTTCCATAATTTGTCACGATTCTACTTGGTGTGTTTTATTTGATGTACCAAGTTAATGATTTGTATTTATATCTTTTGGGAGTGCAACAACTAGATAGtacttacatttttttttttttttcactttcgTTTGCTTATTTATGATTTTAGGGAGTCAGTAAAGGGCTTGTTGCAGAGAAGATTTTCACATCAATGGCTGAGAATGGAAAACATGCAGACTTTGTTCTTTGTATTGGTGATGACAGATCCGATGAGGACATGTTTGAGATATTTGGCCATGCGAAGTTGAAAGACATTCTTTCCCCCAATCCTGCAGTTTTTGCTTGCACAGTTGGACAAAAGCCAAGCAAGGCTACATATTACTTGGACGACACAACTGAAGTGATCACCATGCTTGAATCTCTTGCTGAAGCCTTTGATACTTTGCCACCCACTGACATAGGATATGAGAGCGATCCGTGAACGTTTCAGTCCATTgctttcgttttcttttctcaatAAGAAACTACCTTCTTGAATAGATTAGGCAGAAGGCATCTTATATTTAGGGTATGGATCCTAGAGTTACAAGTGAGTAGATTTTCCTATATTgcttctctctatctctctgtatATAGTTTCTTAACAGACAAGGCCAGAGTTGATattcaaaagaaaatggaagcaTGGGTGGTAGGGTGGTGAATATCTCAGGGGATCATCTATCCGGTCGTAAGATCATCGTATTCATCATCTAGAATTAAAAtccaattttgtttcttctgcttttttttttccagatgtTGACTATTATATCTTACCTTGATAAGAGTTAACTGGTGCCAAGacaaaatatataatatatatattgttttagggaatcgatatttgagagagaatttgctgtgttttcattgataataggacctctttatatagaggattacaagcatagagatagagttgtacatggaaacataatcgtacattgattggatatctactaagattctccgagattatctctaatacaaaccctattacaactagagcaagtagcctagagtttgggtcagacacaaaatctgaatttacttgaacactcccccttgtgtcgcccaaacatgGTGCTCATCTTGTTGTCTCATAAACaccttgccg encodes the following:
- the LOC133724923 gene encoding probable alpha,alpha-trehalose-phosphate synthase [UDP-forming] 7, whose protein sequence is MSKSYINLLDLASGNFPTMEGRRKRMPRVNTAPGNLSDLEDDQARSVSSDQPSSISSDRVIIVANQLPLKAKRRGDNTGWNFSWNEDSLLLQLKDGLPDDMEVLYVGSLRVHVDPIDQEDVSHVLLDEFKCVPTFLPPDILTKFYDGFCKKHLWPLFHYMMPFSAEQGGRFDRSLWEAYISANKLFFQKVVELINPDEDYIWIHDYHLMVLPTFLRRRFSRVRMGFFLHSPFPSSEIYRTLPVREEILKALLNSDIIGFHTFDYARHFLTCCSRMLGLIYQSRRGYLGLEYYGRTIRIKIMPVGVHMGWIESVMQIADEDCTMRELAQKFRGKTMFLGVDDMDIFKGINLKLLAMEQMLKQHPNWQGKAVLVQIVNPARGKVIDLEEIREEIQENCRKINEEFGKPGYEPIIIIDRPVSISERVSYYNIAECVVVTAVRDGMNLTPYEYVVCRQGISGSKSCSNFDGPKESMLVVSEFIGCSPSLSGAIRVNPWNVEATAEAMNVAISMEDSEKQLRHEKHYRYISTHDVAYWSRSFLQDMQRTCADHFKRRCWGIGFGFGFRVVALDPNFKKLSIDAIVTAYKGANTRTIMLDYDGTVMPQHSIDKSPSQKVISIMNTLCADQKNTVFIVTGRGRESLSKWFSPCQRLGIAAEHGYFLRWSQNEEWEICQQSFGFGWMKIAEPVMKLYTEATDGSSIEIKESAMVWQYRDADPGFGSSQAKEMLDHLESVLANEPVAVKKGQFIVDVKPQGVSKGLVAEKIFTSMAENGKHADFVLCIGDDRSDEDMFEIFGHAKLKDILSPNPAVFACTVGQKPSKATYYLDDTTEVITMLESLAEAFDTLPPTDIGYESDP